The genomic region AAAACTCGTTGATGTACTGGTTCCTTCTTCTAGTTGAACAGAGGCACGGTTCATTTGGTCGCCTGCAACTACTTGAGCGACAGATTGTACGGTTTGATTGTTTGCAATGGTGTTATCTTCGTCCATATGGTCGATTCCGTGTTCTGCCTCAGCCATTAAAGGTTGTTGTTGGGATTCTTTCCATCTTTTTAGACTCTCAGGATGGTATTTGTCTTCAGAAACTACATCACGATTGAAAGGACAAATACCTGCCTTTCTAAATCCGTTTCTAATTACTTCTGGTTCTATATTTTTCCATGTAGAACCAATCAGTTccgaaaattgtttttttggtatttttagTCCAGCATTGTGTCTTTGCCAAGTTACCAGCTTCTGGTCCCAAATATCCTTTACAGATTTAAATACTGACAAATCCAAAGGTTGCAACAGATGACTGGTATGCGGAGGAAGTTTCAAAATTGTGATATCGTTTGCACGTGCTagttcgaccagtgcaatgtTTATATGCGTACCATGTCCATCATATACCAAAAGTATCGGTCTCACAGGTCCTAATGCGGGaatcaatgtttttttgaagtaattgaaaaatatgtcACTTTCCATCCAACCATTAGGGCTGGCGGCATAGGCAGTACCTGGGAAAGACTTATCGTCGTCTGCCACCCAAGAATCCCATACATTTTTCCCCTTGAATACAATAAGAGGTGGAGCTTTTGTAGCTGATGCAGACACAGCTGACAGAACCGTTGTATTTTCCCTTCCTGGCCCTGAAGTTGTTCTGGAGCTCGGTTTTCCTTTGGCTCCAACAACTTTGGTTTTCTTCGGATCGTGTGACACAGATGTTTCGTCTAAATTCCACACTTGTTCTGGCTtgtcgtttatgtttaattcgGCGATTGTTCTtgccaaaatattaaaatattcgtttaTAACGAATGGATCTGTCATTTTCTTTCTTGAATACTCCACTGGTTGTGGTTTTTTAATACTCAGATTGTGTCGTTGTTTGAACGAAGAAAACCATTCATCCCCTgggatattatttttaaatggagtCTTTATCTTATTGCTGGTAACAAATTCACCCACAAGACCAAGAACTTCTGCTCGAGACAACCCGAATCCCCACTGTTCCATAGTCTTAAGCCCTTCAGccagttttctttcgtcttctCGTGAAATGCATGTGGGTCTACCTTGGGATTGGCTCTTTTGTCCACGGGTTCCATTCACATGGTAAAATAAGGTAGTTTTAGGAATTTGATACAATTTATGTGCTCGATATATATTTAGGGCCCCTCTCTGGATTTCCGCCACTGCGTGTTGTAATTGAGCTTTGGTATATTTGGTTGCTCTATCGCTCTTTCTCTTGTAATTTCTCACCATTTTTGcaactaaaaaaatgtttttgttgtatATTTATGTACCGTAAAATAGCAGGTTTACACTTGCCCCATGAACATTGTCACACTTAGCCATAAAGACAATATTTGCAAGGCAAGTGTGACCTACGTGGTAATTCAGCTTAATAGTAAAAATAGGACGATTTTCATAACCACTCAATAGAATCTAGCTCTTAAATGGTACAATACGCCGTAGAATATTTTTACTTACCATATATTATAAGATTTTGCTAATATGCAGAAAGAAACCATGTGCACTCATCATTTGAGTTGATCGCACTAGTACCGACAGGTCGTCAAATGTCACTTTGTACAATAATGCTACAGAGTTCCTACTTATAGAGTTGTATTCTTACAGAGCTTGGGCATTCACCCATGAGATGTCAGCACGATTGGTACACCGGAGGGAATTTTTAAATCTGATAGTCACACTTTCCCCAAAATCACACTTTGACGGGTTTACCTTATCCGAAAGCTGGAGCAGGAGAGGCGGGAAGGCGGCAAGCTTTTGAGACTGTCGTGGCTAATATTAAATGGTTAAAGAAACATAAAGAAGAAGTGGAAAATTGGATTCTGGAAAATACAGATTTTCGTGTATTTACCAATAGACAATCATAAtggatttagattttttttttaagttaagaCATTGAGAGGGAGAGAGCGTGAGAgagaaaaaatggaaaatactTTTGTTATGTGCTACTCTAAAGTCGTACCAAGTTAGATCAGCCAAAAAgagcatctttttcgtccgagtctgagttttctggccgaggctcAGCCGAGGCttaacaggcgaggacaaaaacCACtttagtaaagctgtctgttgaattaagttatgcttgaggttataaatagcgtcaatgctAGTGCATtgttcagcaacatgttatgttcactttGATAGATCCGCATGTCAGGCGGGACGTATGTCCaaccttaaaaaaataaatcacggCCTTCCATAATCCAGAAAttacgtgaacggtgtttagtTGAAGAAGTCGTTGCTATAGTAATCATAAACTTAACTGTCAAAGTGTTAAACTGACAAATGTTCTTTAACGAAGTGTCATTAATGCTCTAGTGCATTTGTTAATAACAATTCTACAATCTCATGGGTTTCCTCTCTCACAAAATACTTATATTCTTCATTGTAGCCACTCTAGCACTTGCAGCAGCAACTATATTTCTAATCGTACAAAATGAACAACTCAGATCTCAGTTGAAggagaaaatttcaaattctaCTCCAAATATAAGTATAACGGCAATCATTTACAACAGCTAATATTTTACGCTTTAATGTCTTCTCCAATAGCATCTTCCAAAGGCTACGGTAAATATCGATTGCCAACTTCCGTTGTCCCCTTAACTTATGATCTTCACCTATATCCTAATATCAGTGATGGATTTTTTAAGGGCAATGTGTTGATGCACCTTAAGGTGCAAATGAAGACAAACGAGATAGTCATGCATTGCAATAATTTGGACATCGCAAAAACGCTAATCAACGGAGAGCTAAGTTGGTTTGATGTTGATGACAGTTCTTACGAACTTCTCACTATCAAAATGAAGAACGGCGCGGATTTTTTGGAAGGTTCTGATGTCAACGTAACTATCTATTTTAATGGTAATTTGGAAAATAAGATAGTGGGGTTGTACAAGAGTCAGTACGTTGCTGAAAATTCTACCACAAGGTACGATTTGGAACAGTCTTTCACTTTCCTATATTCTACGTCGTAGGAATATTGTAACATCACAACTTGAAGCAACTCACGCCAGAGAAGTTTTTCCTTGCTTCGACGAACCCAACTTCAAGACCACCTTCAAGGTCCACCTTCTCAAACCCAAAGACCCTTCCTACAGCGCTTTATCGAACTTTCCCGAGATTGTACACCCCCCAAATTACATCCACACGAAGTAATCCACACTGTTATAGAGAGAAGAAGATGCATCTGACGGAATAATGGTACATTTTGCGGAAACCGTTCCAATGTCCACATACCTGGCATGCTTCATAATATCAGATTTCAAATACACGAAGAGGTCGTTTGACAACAACGACGGAACCATGGTTCCTTTTAGATTTTACGCAACCCCCGcccaaattaacaaaaccatTTTCGCCGGTGAATTTGGAAAGGAGGTTATGGAAcactacatcagatattttaACGTATCATTTCCTTTGCCCAAATtgggtaaatatttttttggggGGAAAGTCACACAAGATAATGTCAAATCTTCAGACATGGTAGCTATACCCGATTTTCAATCCGGGGGAATGGAAAACTGGGGACTGGTTACCTTCAGGGAAGCAGTTCTTTTGTACGATGTTGCCATACATTCAGAAGAAACAAAGCAAACAGTTGCGGTAACTGTTGCACACGAACTTAGTCACAGCTGGTTTGGAAATCTAGGTATGACTTTCCAGTCTTCCACAGAGACTTGCAAAATGTTACTCACTTTATCTACCTTATTTGCAGTTACTATGAAATGGTGGGATGACACATGGCTCAACAAAGGTTTTGCAACTTATATCTCCTTCAAAGGAATCGAAAAATATGCACCAGAGTggaaaattgtacttttctCTCTCATCCCGTACCAGAAGTAAACACACCTTTTTTCAGATGGATCAGTTCTTGATCGTGTTTCTTCACGAAGTTTTGGCCGCAGATGCCACACAAGCAACTCACACCATTATCAAAACCCTGCGAACTCCTGATCAAATCTCAGAAGTATTTGATCGTATTTCCTACTATAAAATAAGTTTGTAAATAATAACTAGCTACTTCTTCTGCTGTTGCTTCTTCTACTCCAAGTACGTTGCAGGGAAGCTGCATTATCCGAATGCTGGAATCAGTAGTAAATGAAGATAATTTTCGAAAAGGCGTAAGCGACTATCTTAGGCGTTATCAATTTGGTAACACTGTAACGACGGATCTGTGGAATGCAATCCAGGATACTGTTGGTGATATGTTAAATATTAGTGAATTTATGGACACATATACCAGGCAAATAGGATATCCTATTCTTCAAGCTACGGTTAAAGGAAGTAGTTACGTTTTCACACAGAAACGATTTTTAACTGATTACAACACGGccaaagtacaaaaaaatcaccgttcaagtaaaaattgtcaatatGGTTGGTACAAATTACAAGCGCATTTTATAGTTACAAGTGGACTGTTCCTGTAACGTTTGTTACAAATTTGGGGATGTCAGATCGAATATATTGGTTTAACTACAAAGCAGAAAAATGTAAGTGAGTAAGGCCGGCTtgagatatgacatttggtgggggaaatCTGCGCCGACAAAATATTCCAGTGGCGTGGCAAAACCGGTCAAAGCAGAGAACAGCGTAACAGTCAGctgatttttaatctgttgaacACCCCTATTTTACAAAAGATGGACTCGTCCGACTGTTTTCCGTCTACGCACACTCCTCATAGCACATCCTGCACTttctttcctctccttccTTCCAATACTCTTTTCTCTCTCCACTTTCCCACATCtgaatctcgccatcattttcttttctgcTGCACTCTCTCCCCCCAGGTACTCcggaatttcctctgtcatATACCTCCCTGTTATTCTGGATTCTTTAATTCTCTCCCTTCTTTTTTGGTTGTTcgtgtctttgtccctttcactGAGTTCTACATTCATCCATATTCTTTCTGCTctcaatctttccacttcttcactgaCATACCCGTTCCTCTGGTAGTATTTGTCTTACTCCTTCTTCTCCGTGTTCTTTTTTTCCTTCCTTCCTACTTCCACTTCTCTTCACTCTTTCTCTTTCCCTTGttgaacaccatcattttcgtcttctcaACATTCACTTCCAACTTCTCTTTCCTCGCGTACTTTCCCAGGCTcctcatcatttctttcatttctctCTCACTCTTTGCCAATATTACCTGGCAAACGCCAGGCTCCAAACTTTCTCCCTTCTCACCCGCTTGTGGTTTCCTTAACATTTCGTCTATATCTGCCACAGATATCGTAAATAGCATCCTTTCgctcaaaattgacacatacAGCTTACTTCCTGTGTTTTTTGGGAGTTTTCTGCTTTCCTCTCCTCTCCATACTCCGTTCATTAGCACAACTATTCTCTCTACTATTCTTTCGGTTCATGCTTCATTCTGCACTCTGTCCCTTGTTCAGTTTCCTTATTTGTCTCTCTACCTATTCTACTGGGACTTCTGTTTCCTCTGGCGCCGTTTGCTTCTTCATTTCTGTTTCTGCCTTTCTTTACTCCCTTCCAGCAGTTTCAGTACTCTTCCCATTCTTGCATGGTTATTTCCTCGCTCACTGAttcctttttctttctctGTCCGTTTACGTATTTCCATACCTCCTTCTCTGTTCTTATTTCGTTTATCTCTTTCTCCCCCCTCTCCCCCTCCTGCTTCTTCTTTTCTCTACATCGCTATGTATCTTCTTTTCTCTTCTAGGAATATATTTCTCTTAATCTTGGTCCTCTTCCATTCTCTTAAGGCCTTGACTGTTTCCTTCTTCAATTGTTCACATTTTTGGTCCCACcactcatttttatttctcgtcCCTTTTGCTCCCTTACCTATTATCTCCTTTTTTGTCGTTGCTTTTTCAATTACTTCTTTCAGTTCTACCACCATCTTTTCTACATCTTGCTCttcaaatttgactttttcacCTTCTTGTTCTCCTCCTTTGCTCTTCCTTTTCCCATTTCTTCATGGTTCGTTTTTTCTATACTTATTTCTAGCGGGAGATGGTCTGACTCTACTATTCTAAATTCTTCTATTCTACAGTGTATTTGTTCGCGTTTTCCTGACACTGTTGTAGATTAATTGACGCGGCTGAAGATGAAAGTTACGTTAGAAGTCAGGACCAGTTACAGTTACTTGTGTCTATTTCGAAGAATCCTATTGGAGAGCCAATTGTTTGGAATTATGTCAGGTACAAAGATTTTTATCATAGAAAACGCAACATCCAGAAGAAGAACATCTAATATTTGCATAATAGGAGGTATGGTATCGCTTTCTTCTTGAGTGAAAGATGCTGTTGATTTATTGGGTTCCTTCCCATCATATTCCAAACGTGTTCAAATGGCGAAAGATCTGGAGATCTAGATGGCCAAGGAAGCAAACTAATTCGACATTATTCCACAAATCTCTAATCACATAAATGATGTGTGGATGCATGTTTTCTGGACGAAAAGTCATCAATTCTAAGAACACTGGTTCTACATAGAATTTCATCGAAGTTCCTTGatagcaaaatattttatcgatTTCGCACAGCTGTGGAGGTTTTGTCTTCAGGACTGACATTCTCTGGTGTCAGTATGATCAGCATACTGTCATAAAAGCAGACTTTATTGATAGATCCTAAaagatttgaaattttttctgaAGAACGTTTTCTTGCTGGATGTTCCATTTTCTGTgataaacaatataaataaacaatcaaaACATTATTCATATTCTAGAGACCATTGGCCTTACCTAGTAGAAAAGTTTGATTTGAACAGCAATTATTTGGGGAAATTGATCCCCGCTGTAACCAACGGGTTTTCGACTATCACTAAACTCGAAGAGGTATGTTTGTCTGATGTTACAGAAACGATGTAATTTTGTAGAATATGTATTTTCTTCagatgaaacaatttttcgaGAAATACCCCGAAGCAGGTGCTGGAAAAATTGCTAGAGCTGAAGCTTTAGAACATGTTTTTAATTCCATCAAATGGAATGACAAATATGGAAAAGTGGTTGAAGAGTGGATTCAAGAAAATGTGTAACTGTGGTAGAATAAATCGAATATGGAATAAATTATTCAGTTTGATTTCTCTAATTGTGCTAGAATAAATCAGAATAAATCATCATTCGGTTTGATTTCTTTGCAGCGATCGAGCCAAGTCAAGTCAAGTCAAATCAAAAtacttttattcaaaattttctcttTTCGTTTTTCAAGGGTTGCTGTTGAGGCTAAACctagtttgacacgatgctaaattttgcagaaaatttgttagaaaatgagagaccctcgatcaggaccaatgaacgatcaggatcataatctgtttttgtcatttttagagaattttttgtgaaatttagtatcgtgtcacACTAGCTTTAGAGCTTTTTCAGCGTTTTGCAGCCACTGTAGCACTATATTACAAGATGTTtgcgaagttgaggcgttccttttaacatgtgatagaatgcgttgttctaaattatctccgttaatacaaacattttactaagaagattttggataaaattattaagaataatgtatagtacctcgtgttacaagcaacgcctcaacttcgaaaacaccttGTATAAATATACAAggtgactttgaaagttgtgcagatattttaaccagttaTAGAATTCCACAATAGGTAATGATTGAGTCAATattgccttatacaaatgttgatatttttctagaaaaaggcgctaaaagtttttcaaaaaaagtttatcgagatttttattaattaaaaaaatcaaatgggTAGGTATCACTTAACaccagaaaattttcaaaatgtccaaaatgaatcaaaattgtttacaaatatGAATAGTGACCATTTTGACCTTCTTGAAAAatcttttcaattttctttttgttatgTGCAATTGCATAATTAAACACTTTTCTACCCCATTTAGGCTCCGAGTACTTtgttcatttgtttttatcaCTAATAATTAAGCTAACTTGATTTTTCTAATTGATAAAACTAgtgaattttgtaaattcCAAAATGACATATCTCAAAAGCTTTCCTTTGTAAACATCACTTTTTTTACATTGGTGTACTCTTCCATTATACGTCATTAAAAATGTAGGgtgtcattaaaaattttaaagtggGGGTGTCTGGCTCGGAGTAACGACGTAACAACTACACTAAATTATATCCCCTATGTGCTGACtaacattataaaatttaaaatttgcatttaaaaTCACTCGTAACTTTTCTAGTATATAGTGTGTCCCAGAATTGGCCCCCAGAGAAAAACGGGAgtatttgggtaaatgtgaCAACCTgagttttaaagaaaaaaagtcctatctcaagcgataatcgagaaaagacaaCCTAAACTagaccaatcagagttgagcaccaGCAAGGTaggcaattttgcgttgccgcGATttcgaatttcgaattttgttgGGATATCAATAATTATGTTTTCTGCCTACCAACCTGTCCGATTTTATAGTAATACCTGAAGACGAGCTTGTGAGATTGGTaaaattgataactttatgtgagctacaggaaaatttattttagtcatcttgGAGTCTCTTTTGCTGTCGGCACGTGTTTTCTGTAGGGAGGCATTTCTGGGACACGTTGTATAGTTCTGTGACCGAGAGCTTTTCCGCGCTAGCTCGGTAAAATCAAAATGATGAACCTGTGCTTCTATTGTCCACGTCTTTGCAAATTGTTCTGTACACTTGAGAAAATTATCAGATATCAGAGAATGGGCGCATGCACCACAACCAAAGCGTACAACCAACGAAACTTATTGTTAGGGTAAACACACGCAAAATCAATACAAGTTGAGCTTCGGAAGTAAAGTAAATCGTCCAAAAGGTGGCGTCAAAGTCAACCACTTCCTCGTGTGCTAGTGAAATTTCTATGAAATCCAACCCCACCCGCTGAAATTGTGACCGATTTCATTCTGAAATCTTGTGTTggtgtttgtttttgtgaTGTAACTTAACAGTGCTAATCCCGGAAACGAGATGTGCACCTAGTGCTTGTTTAGCAAAGGGGATAGCTGCATGGttagttattattttattgattaGAATAAAAGCTTAACTGTGTTATGCTGATTTCATATGTGACCAACATTTCGTAAAAATCTACTTTG from Tenebrio molitor chromosome 8, icTenMoli1.1, whole genome shotgun sequence harbors:
- the LOC138137098 gene encoding endoplasmic reticulum aminopeptidase 1-like; this encodes MSSPIASSKGYGKYRLPTSVVPLTYDLHLYPNISDGFFKGNVLMHLKVQMKTNEIVMHCNNLDIAKTLINGELSWFDVDDSSYELLTIKMKNGADFLEGSDVNVTIYFNGNLENKIVGLYKSQYVAENSTTRNIVTSQLEATHAREVFPCFDEPNFKTTFKVHLLKPKDPSYSALSNFPEIREEDASDGIMVHFAETVPMSTYLACFIISDFKYTKRSFDNNDGTMVPFRFYATPAQINKTIFAGEFGKEVMEHYIRYFNVSFPLPKLGKYFFGGKVTQDNVKSSDMVAIPDFQSGGMENWGLVTFREAVLLYDVAIHSEETKQTVAVTVAHELSHSWFGNLVTMKWWDDTWLNKGFATYISFKGIEKYAPEWKIVLFSLIPYQK
- the LOC138136547 gene encoding uncharacterized protein, translated to MVRNYKRKSDRATKYTKAQLQHAVAEIQRGALNIYRAHKLYQIPKTTLFYHVNGTRGQKSQSQGRPTCISREDERKLAEGLKTMEQWGFGLSRAEVLGLVGEFVTSNKIKTPFKNNIPGDEWFSSFKQRHNLSIKKPQPVEYSRKKMTDPFVINEYFNILARTIAELNINDKPEQVWNLDETSVSHDPKKTKVVGAKGKPSSRTTSGPGRENTTVLSAVSASATKAPPLIVFKGKNVWDSWVADDDKSFPGTAYAASPNGWMESDIFFNYFKKTLIPALGPVRPILLVYDGHGTHINIALVELARANDITILKLPPHTSHLLQPLDLSVFKSVKDIWDQKLVTWQRHNAGLKIPKKQFSELIGSTWKNIEPEVIRNGFRKAGICPFNRDVVSEDKYHPESLKRWKESQQQPLMAEAEHGIDHMDEDNTIANNQTVQSVAQVVAGDQMNRASVQLEEGTSTSTSFEALLLNTMKQTSNATPSVKKRKKVAAGAEVITANEVLSRLAKDKEEKDKKETKKRGKEATKIPKMTKKRQQQTFSSSSSEEEMVEPEFIDTDDDLDPEVFENDESETDINEIAVGRWVIIQYNSKKSTRHYIGQIKSRAGCEWNVGFLKHTKNNSFTWPQIEDTDVIMDENIIRVLPEPIKDRRGHIIFNTQFDGLFL